From Candidatus Dadabacteria bacterium:
GCTGCGCTACGATGAACACTCACAAACCGGCGACTATCTGAAAATGCTCGCCCTGTTTGCCGCCGGTATGCTCAGCAAGAGTTTTGTCATCACCCTGCCCGCCGCCATTCTGATATGGGCGTGGTGGAAACGCGGACGCGCGGACGGACGGGATTTCAAACGGGTCGCGCCCCTGTTTCTTACCGGCATGGTCATAGCCGCTTACGACATCAGTTTTTTCAACAGCCGCGTTGTCATTGAGTTTGATTACCCGCTTGCGGAGCGGCTGGTCATCGCCGCCAAATCGCTGTGGTTCTATCCCGCAAAACTGCTGTGGCCCGACCCGCTGCCGGTGATCTACCCCAAGTGGGACACCAGCCCCGCAAGCCCGCTGAACTGGCTGCCCGCAACAGCCGCCATCGCCCTCGCGGCTGTTCTGTGGCGGGCAAGACACCGCATCGGACGCGGCCCCCTGGCGGCGGCGCTGTTTTTTGCCGTTACCGTCTCGCCCATGCTCGGCCTCGCGGTCAACTCCTATATGCTGTACGCCTTCACCGCCGACCGCTACGCGTATCTCGCCTCCGCCGGTCTTATAGCCGTATTGACCGCCGCCGCCGTCCTTGCCTACAGGCGGCTGCCCCCCGCCGCCGGACGCGCGGCGCAAACACTCGCCGTCCTGCTGCTTGCCTGTTACGGCGTTCTGACATGGCAGCAGACGCAAGTGTTCCGGAATGACATCTCCCTCTTCACGCACATCATCTCGGTCAATCCGGCGGCGCACAGCGCGCATTACAATCTCGGCAAGGCGCTGATGGACGCGGGACGGCTGGAGGAAGCCGAGGCCGCCTACAAGGCGGAGGTTGCCGGAGACGCCACAGACCCGAAGTATTTGCAGGCCGTCAATTATCTGGCATCCCTGCACTTCAAGGCGAAACGTTATGAAAAGGCGCGGGACCTCTACCAATACAGCATAGGAGTCAATCCGGAGGACGCCGAGAGCCGCCAGAATCTGGGTTCGGCGCTGGCGCAGTTGGGGCGTTACCGGGAGGCGATATCCGAATTTGAGCGGGCGCTCGCCATTGACCCGCAACTCCATGAGGCGCGCGCCAACCTTAAACTGGCGCGGCAAAAACTGGACGAAAGCCGGTGAAGCCCGGCGGCAACCCTCCCGCCTTTACAAACCCCCCTCAATCCCATACCATTTTGCTTTCCCACATTGGACATTCTGCAAAAAACCCTTGCCCCCTTCAGGCAGTTTCGGCTCAGTTTTCTGCCGCCGATAATGGTGTATCTGGCGGCGGGGATTTCAGGGCTTACCGGCATAGTCGGCACTTTCTTCGTTAAAGACTACCTTGACCTCTCCGCCGCCTTTCTTGCCGCGCTGGG
This genomic window contains:
- a CDS encoding tetratricopeptide repeat protein, with the protein product MSSKMAKPKRKRDKPAPPPAPAAAPRMLRIIPPAALLLMAAVAYLPAYFAGFVWDDVIFLDAPQVASFSGLWDIWFNPADGVREGHYWPVVYTSFWLDHKLWGFNPAGFHTVNVLLHGVVSVLLWRLLARLAVPGAWLAAAVFALHPTHVEAVAWTIARKDLLASLFYLLAASYWLRYDEHSQTGDYLKMLALFAAGMLSKSFVITLPAAILIWAWWKRGRADGRDFKRVAPLFLTGMVIAAYDISFFNSRVVIEFDYPLAERLVIAAKSLWFYPAKLLWPDPLPVIYPKWDTSPASPLNWLPATAAIALAAVLWRARHRIGRGPLAAALFFAVTVSPMLGLAVNSYMLYAFTADRYAYLASAGLIAVLTAAAVLAYRRLPPAAGRAAQTLAVLLLACYGVLTWQQTQVFRNDISLFTHIISVNPAAHSAHYNLGKALMDAGRLEEAEAAYKAEVAGDATDPKYLQAVNYLASLHFKAKRYEKARDLYQYSIGVNPEDAESRQNLGSALAQLGRYREAISEFERALAIDPQLHEARANLKLARQKLDESR